Part of the Methanobrevibacter millerae genome is shown below.
TATACTGCAAGGGAATGCGGAGCGATAGGCTCCAAAATCACCGGTGCCGGCGGAGGAGGAAGCATAATTGCGCTCTGTCCGGGCAAGGTTAAGGAAGTTGCCGAAGGCATTGCAAAAGAGGATAATGTATTGAAGGTCAATTTTACTAAACGCGGAGTTTCTTCTAAGGTCAGAATGTGATTTTCATGATTATTTTAAAAATCGGGGGAAGCATCCTAACGAACAAGGATGCAGGTGAAAGCGAAATCGATTCAGCCAGTCTGAAAAGGATTGCAGGTGAAATCAAAAGGTCACTTGACAATTCCGAAAAGGATTTGATTATAGTCCACGGCGCAGGATCATTCGGTCATCCTCCAGCTAAAAAATACAGGATAGGAGAGTCTTTCGCTGATAGCGAATACGGCGAAAAGAGACTGGGCTTTTGCGAGATTCAAAATGCGGTAAAGAAACTGAACATGTTAATTTCTGAAAAATTCATAGAGGAAGGACTGCCAGTAATTGCAATTCCTGCATCCTCATTCATTACTGCAAGCTCCAAAAGAATCACTCACGGTAACCTGGACATTTTTAAAGGTTATCTCAAGAAAGGATTCATTCCTGTCATTTACGGCGACGTTGTACTGGACAGTGACCTGGAATTCTGTGTAATTTCAGGAGACCAACTCATCCAGTATCTTGCAAGGAACCTGAATCCCGATAAGGTAATTCTGGGAACCGACGTGGATGGGGTCTACAGCAAAAACCCTAAAACACATGACGATGCGGTCTTTTATGAGAAATTCTCATCAATCGAGGATCTGGAAACTTTGGAGGGAACCACAAACGTTGACGTTACCGGAGGAATGGTCGGTAAAATCAAGGAACTTTTATATTTAGCTGATTTGGGAATCGAATCTAAAATAATAAATGCTGAAATCGAAAACAATATTTATAAGGTTTTAGAAGATGAAGAGGTTAAAGGAACTGTTATTTCAAGGAGTTAAACATGATTTCAGATAGAAAATTAGAGCATTTATTAATTTGTAAAAATTATGATGTTGAGTTTAAGGACAAGACTACCGGTTTTGAGGATATAGAGCTGATCCACAACGCACTTCCGGAAGTCGACAAGAATGAAATTGATTTATCTACATCAGTTTTTGGTAAAAAATTAGATTCTCCTTTATTTATTACGGCAATAACCGGTGGCCATCCTGCAGCAAAAGAGATTAATGAGCAGTTGGCCATAGTCTCTGAAGAAAATAACATAGCTTTGGGCGTCGGCTCTCAAAGGGCTGCATGCGAACACCCTGAACTGGAAGACACTTATTCTGTTGTACGTGAAAACGCTCCTGACTGTTTGCTTATAGGAAATATCGGAGCTCCACAGTTGCATCTGGCCAATAAGGCTGTTGAGATTTTGGATGCGGATATTTTGGCAATCCATCTCAATCCTCTCCAGGAATCAATCCAGCCGGAAGGCGATCTGGATGCAAGAGGATATCTTGAGTCAATTTCAGAGATAACGGACATTGTTGACATTCCGGTGATGGCAAAAGAGACAGGCTGCGGAATATCTGCTGAAACCGCAAAACAGCTGGTTGATGCGGGAGTCAGTTTCATAGACATTGAAGGCGCAGGCGGAACAAGCTGGGCCGCTGTTGAAACCTACCGCTCAGAAGACAGGTATCTGGGAGAGCTCTTCTGGGACTGGGGAATTCCTACAGCAGTTTCAACCGCAGAAGTTGCAAGCGCAGTTGAGGTACCGATTATCTCATCAGGGGGCATAAGGAATGGCCTTGAAGCCGCAAAAGCAATAGCTCTTGGAGCGGACAGCGTAGGTATGGCATTGCCGTTTTTGAAAAAATCAGTTTCACAGGATGAATTGAATCAGTTCATTCATTATTTCAACGACTCTTTAAGAATAGCCATGTTTTTAGTTGGAGCAAACACTATTGAAGAATTAAAGCAATCCAGATTGGTCATAAGCGGAAAAACTAAACAATGGCTTGATGAAAGAGGAATTAACACAAAGAATTATTCAAGGAGATAGAAACATATGAGCGTGGAAGTAATCGCAATAGGAGGTTATCAGGAAGTCGGTAAGAACATGACGGCTGTCAAGATAGGTGAAGACGTTATTATTTTTGATATGGGCATTCATCTTGACAGAATAAGCATGCACGAAGATACTGACATCGACAGAATGCATAGCTTGGATTTGATTGAAAGAGGAGTTATTCCTGATGACACTCTGATGAAGGATGTGGACGGTAAGGTGAAAGGAATTGTCTTTTCACACGGTCACTTGGACCATATTGGAGCTGTAGCCAAATTGGCGCACAGATATGACGCTCCATTAATCGGAACTCCCTATACCGCCGCATTGATTGAAAAACAAATTAAGGGAGAACGCAAATTTAAAGTTAACAATCCAATCAAGGTTTTAAATCCCGGAGGAAAGATTAAGCTTTCAAAAGACATTACACTGGAATTCGTTCAGTCCACTCACAGTATACCTCAGGCTGTATTTCCGATATTGCACACTCCGGAAGGCATAATCGTTTATGCATTGGATTTCAAGTTTGATAATCATCAAAAGGTATCTCCACCGCCTGATTACAGAAGATTAAAGGAATTGGGAAGAAAAGGAGTGCTTGTTTTAATTGTTGAAACCACAAACGCCAAAAACTATAATGAAGTAAAAACCCATTCCGAGCGCATTGCCAGAAACATTCTGGAAGATGTTATGCGAGGCCCGCTTCATGAAAAGACTGGAATGATTGTCACAACGTTTTCTTCACACGTCGAAAGGGTTCAGGCAATTGCAGACATTGCCAAAAAGTCCCACAGGGAAATATTCTTTTTGGGAAGGTCAATGGAGCGTTTCTGTGGAATCGCACAAAAGCAGGGCATTTTAAAGCTGCCTAAAAACGCAAGCATTTACGGAAGCCCTAAGGCAGTAAACAGGGCATTGATGGAAGCCGATGAGGCTCGTGACAAGTACCTGCTTGTAACAACAGGTCATCAGGGTGAGCCTGATGCACTTCTTCCAAGAATAGCAAGCGGAAGAACTCCGTTCACTATCAGGCCAGGAGACAATGTCATTATTTCACCACCTATCATTCCGAATCCTACAAATGCCGCAAACAGGCACATTATGGAAAGGAGACTGCAGTCAAACGGCGCAAGAATCTATCCTAATGCTCACGTATCCGGACACGCCGGGAGGGAAGACCACAGGGAATTTTTACGTATGCTGAAACCACAGCACATCATTCCTGCACACGGAGACTTGTCAATGCTTTCCGCCTACGGCGAATTGGCTGAAGAGGAAGGATATAGAATAGGTTATGACGTTCACATTTTAAGAAATTCACAAGCACAAGTTTTTAGAAGTTAGGAGGATTAAAATGAGTGATGTAAAAGAAATATTGGGTAATTATTCATCTGACATCATTAAAACAATCGAAGATGAATTGTCTGTTATTACTCCGGATAATCTTCAAGAGGCATCAATTTATTTGACCAAGGCAGGAGGAAAGATGCTCAGACCTGCCTTAAGTCTGATAACTGCAGAAGCTGTTGGAGGAGAAAAGGAAAACGCGCTTAAAGCAGGATCCGCCATTGAGCTTATCCATACCTTTTCACTGATTCATGACGATATCATGGATAAGGACGACATGAGAAGGGGAATGCCTTCCGTTCATACAGTATGGGGAGAGGACGTTGCCATTCTGGCTGGAGACACATTGTTTTCCAAGGCATTTGAAATAATTATATGCAGTCAGGGAACCACTTCCGAACAGAATAACCAGGCATTGGCTACAGTTGCAGATGCTTGTGTCAAAATCTGTGAAGGTCAGGCTTTGGATATGGGCTTTGAAGACCGCTATGATGTATCCGAAGACGAATATATGGAAATGATATTCAAGAAAACCGGTGCACTTATTGCAGCTGCCACAAAGGTAGGAGCCATTATGGGTGGAGCTTCAAGCGAAGTTATTGATGCAATGTATGAATACGGAAGACTTATAGGTCTTGCTTTCCAGATTCAGGACGATTACCTTGATTTGGCAAGTGATGAGGAAACCTTGGGAAAACCAATCGGATCTGATATTGCAAAAGGCAAGATGACCATAATTGCAATAAACGGCCTTGCATCCGCAGGTGACGATTCAGATAAATTACTTGAAATATTGAAAGATGACAATAATTCACAGGCAAATATAGATAATGCAATTGAAATTTTAAACAATTGTGGTGCTATTGAATATGCTCGCAATTTGGCATTAGAATCTGTGGACCAGGCCAAGGAAGTACTTGAAATATTGCCTGATTCTTCAAGCAAACAGGTACTTTGTGACATTGCAGATTTCGTGCTGGAAAGACATTCATAATCTGATTATCTAGTAATACTTTTTGCAATAATTCTTATGATTATAAGTAGTAATAATAGTTAATAAAGTATTACTAATATTTTTTTTATTTATTTGGCTTTATTTTACTAATTGTTTTTTCATTTTAGCTATTTTTTTATCAAATATCTGACTATAATTTAATTATTTGTTTAATTCATTATATGTCTATTTTTTTTTAAATTAATTATTTTTTAATGAGTTTTAACATTTTTTAAGAAGTATTACAAATTTAATTTAAAATGATTTTGTTGCTTCTTTTTCGAATTGTTTGATTATAAACGAATGATTTTTCGATTAATTGAACAAAAATGTACTATATTTTGATTAAAAACCTGTAAATTGAAAAAATTAATAAAAACATTTATATGCTTATTACTTCTAAAATAGTATTGAGTTATTTAATTAATATTACTTAATTAGATAATTTTATTAAGTGTAGTAAGATTGTTGGGGAGTAACATGGAAATACATATGCAAAAGATTGGAATGATAAGGCCGGATGTTAATCCAAAAAACTCAAGTTTGGATTTGGATGTGGACTGGTCAATTGAATATCTTGACACTCATCTCAATCAAGTGAAATTTTGCATAATTTTAAGATCCTTAAATCAATTCAAATCAGATTTTAAAATTGATGGATATGTGGAGTTAGAAAAATTCGAAAAATTTGATCAAGAAGACGTTTCTAAATTAATTTTTAATAAAGCATGTTCTGTTTTCATGGAAATGATTTCATTAACGAGGGAATCAACTCTTATTTTATCAAATCCGGAAAATTTATCCGGCTTTGGCAGTGAAGATATTTCAAGTACTCTTTTCAACTAATTTTGGTGATGTATTATGGTAGAAATTAAACACACGTTATGCCCATCATGCAGTGTTGGTTGTGGTATTAATGTGATTTTGGATAATGACTCTGTTGTTGGAACTTTTCCATACAAAAGACACCCTGTAAACGAGGGAAAAAATTGTGCCAATGGAAGAACTTCCATTGAAAATTGTGAAAATAAGATTAGTGAAGCTACTATCTCAAACGGAAGTGTTGATTTAGAAAAAGCTATTGCTGAAGTTTCTAAAGAAATCGGTGCAAAAGATAATGTTACTGTTATCTTATCCGGATATAACAGTTTAAAAGAAGCAGAAGCAATTAAAGCATTCAGCGATGAAAAAGGTTTCAATTTAGCATTCTATGCTAACGATTTAGGAAACTTCGATGAAGTTGCTTCTTACGATGACATCGAACAGGCAAGTTCTCTTTTAGTAATCGGAGATGTCCTATATGACAATCCGTTAATCGGAAGAAGAATCGTTCACGCCATGAAAAACGGTGCAAAAATATTCTCCAATATTAAAGCTGAAACCTCTGTAACCGCTAACGTTTCCGATGAAACAAGCTCAGCACCAGTTC
Proteins encoded:
- a CDS encoding isopentenyl phosphate kinase — its product is MIILKIGGSILTNKDAGESEIDSASLKRIAGEIKRSLDNSEKDLIIVHGAGSFGHPPAKKYRIGESFADSEYGEKRLGFCEIQNAVKKLNMLISEKFIEEGLPVIAIPASSFITASSKRITHGNLDIFKGYLKKGFIPVIYGDVVLDSDLEFCVISGDQLIQYLARNLNPDKVILGTDVDGVYSKNPKTHDDAVFYEKFSSIEDLETLEGTTNVDVTGGMVGKIKELLYLADLGIESKIINAEIENNIYKVLEDEEVKGTVISRS
- the fni gene encoding type 2 isopentenyl-diphosphate Delta-isomerase, producing MISDRKLEHLLICKNYDVEFKDKTTGFEDIELIHNALPEVDKNEIDLSTSVFGKKLDSPLFITAITGGHPAAKEINEQLAIVSEENNIALGVGSQRAACEHPELEDTYSVVRENAPDCLLIGNIGAPQLHLANKAVEILDADILAIHLNPLQESIQPEGDLDARGYLESISEITDIVDIPVMAKETGCGISAETAKQLVDAGVSFIDIEGAGGTSWAAVETYRSEDRYLGELFWDWGIPTAVSTAEVASAVEVPIISSGGIRNGLEAAKAIALGADSVGMALPFLKKSVSQDELNQFIHYFNDSLRIAMFLVGANTIEELKQSRLVISGKTKQWLDERGINTKNYSRR
- a CDS encoding RNase J family beta-CASP ribonuclease — translated: MSVEVIAIGGYQEVGKNMTAVKIGEDVIIFDMGIHLDRISMHEDTDIDRMHSLDLIERGVIPDDTLMKDVDGKVKGIVFSHGHLDHIGAVAKLAHRYDAPLIGTPYTAALIEKQIKGERKFKVNNPIKVLNPGGKIKLSKDITLEFVQSTHSIPQAVFPILHTPEGIIVYALDFKFDNHQKVSPPPDYRRLKELGRKGVLVLIVETTNAKNYNEVKTHSERIARNILEDVMRGPLHEKTGMIVTTFSSHVERVQAIADIAKKSHREIFFLGRSMERFCGIAQKQGILKLPKNASIYGSPKAVNRALMEADEARDKYLLVTTGHQGEPDALLPRIASGRTPFTIRPGDNVIISPPIIPNPTNAANRHIMERRLQSNGARIYPNAHVSGHAGREDHREFLRMLKPQHIIPAHGDLSMLSAYGELAEEEGYRIGYDVHILRNSQAQVFRS
- the idsA gene encoding short chain isoprenyl diphosphate synthase IdsA, whose product is MSDVKEILGNYSSDIIKTIEDELSVITPDNLQEASIYLTKAGGKMLRPALSLITAEAVGGEKENALKAGSAIELIHTFSLIHDDIMDKDDMRRGMPSVHTVWGEDVAILAGDTLFSKAFEIIICSQGTTSEQNNQALATVADACVKICEGQALDMGFEDRYDVSEDEYMEMIFKKTGALIAAATKVGAIMGGASSEVIDAMYEYGRLIGLAFQIQDDYLDLASDEETLGKPIGSDIAKGKMTIIAINGLASAGDDSDKLLEILKDDNNSQANIDNAIEILNNCGAIEYARNLALESVDQAKEVLEILPDSSSKQVLCDIADFVLERHS
- a CDS encoding molybdopterin-dependent oxidoreductase produces the protein MVEIKHTLCPSCSVGCGINVILDNDSVVGTFPYKRHPVNEGKNCANGRTSIENCENKISEATISNGSVDLEKAIAEVSKEIGAKDNVTVILSGYNSLKEAEAIKAFSDEKGFNLAFYANDLGNFDEVASYDDIEQASSLLVIGDVLYDNPLIGRRIVHAMKNGAKIFSNIKAETSVTANVSDETSSAPVQEFLDAYKDQLDDSSVIVFNTVDSEEDLEAIKGLGSKVLAVYSKPNTKGILGIADSISKEEMVELFDNTDVLLVFNEDIVDEFDYNFKSISKVISFSSFENNTTEIADIVVPVKSWLECEDAFVNSMGDAQNFVPVMESEELSIVDVIEKIKG